AAGTAATCTTCCAGCACGTGCAGTGCTGCACCGAATTCGCGCAGGCCCTCAGGGGTCGGGCCCGCCGCCATTGCCTCGCGTAGTCGTTCGCACATGTAATCGACCGAACTGAAGATGTGGCGCTTCATGGACGTATTCGGATCGACCTGCAACCGCGGATCGTCCTGTGCGACAGGCGGCTCGAAGTCTGCATCGATGGTGCTTGGATCAGTCGCTGACGGGTTGGGGTTGTAGGGATTGTCGATGTGCTCGGTAGGACGATACACCCCGAGCATCTGCGGTGTGACCATGTAGTGCGCGCGCTCTTGCGGCGTGGATTGCAGGCTGGGAAATGCCTTGAGCGCGAGCAGGTCTACGAGTTGGGTCAGGACTTTCCGGGAGAGCTTGCGCGGGAACTCTTTGGGCGCGTTCTCGGCGCGGACCAGCTTGGGATCGAGCAACTGCGAGTAGTCGCGCAACCAGTTGCCGAAATAGATCGCCTTGCGTTGTTGCTCATTGAACCCGGCGTACTTGAGGTCTTCCTCGATCGACTCGTGCCCCCAGGACATTTCAGGGTTTTTCTTGTCGCCCTTGCCCGCAGAAAAGCCCTCGGTGCTGCCTTCATTGGTGTTGGCGCGTTGCGCATGTTCATCCTGGCTCTGGCGGATGAACAGACGCATGGCCTGGTCATCGGCTCGCAGGGTGATGGTTCGGCCTGCTTCGGTCAGTTGGGCGATCTGCAGCTCCCCGCTTGGGCCTGACTCCATGCAACCGATCAGGTAGGCGAAGCGCGCACCTTCCTCGAGTTCTGCATCCTCGGCGATCGAGGCAAAGCCATCGTCCAGGCCTTTCGCGAAGTCTTGGCGCAGAAGGTTGTCCAGGTGATGACCGAACTCGTGCAGCAGGATGGTCGCCAGTTCACAGGCCGCCTGTGGCTGCAGCATCGCGGTAGCGATCACCTCGGGGTGCAGGTGGATGATACGCGTGGCAGTGTCGTAGCAGGCTTTGCCTGCCACCTGTGGGTTCACCTGGTGTACAGGGTTGCTCAGCGTGCCGTCGCGCAGTGCGTCCTGCAACTGCTGGTAGCAACTGTCTGGCAGGTCGTCACCGAACACAGGGATGAGCATTTCGCGGAAGGCCTGTGCTGAGAGTGGCCGGCTGATTTCGGTGAGTCGATCAAGAGCGAAGCGGGTGTGCAGGCGTAGTGGGATCATGCTGGGGACTCATCAATTGACGGAGTCCCCAGCATGTGAGCCGCGTGGTGCAAGAGGGAGCAGGCAACGCCTCCCGCTGTAGGCGCTACGAAAGGCGGGTGCGGTTTTGAAGGGACCCGCAGGCCAGCAGGCCGATCTCGAACAGCAACCACATCGGGATGGCGAGCATGGTCTGGGAAAACACGTCAGGAGGCGTGAGGATCATACCGGCCACGAAACAGCCGACGATCACGTAGGGCCGGCTACGGCGCAAGCTGGCAACATCGGTCAGGCCTGCCCAGACCACGATGAAGGTTGCCACCGGAATTTCGAATGCCAGGCCGAATGCCAGGAACAGGGCGAGAATGAAGTCCAGGTACTGGCTGATGTCGGTCATCATTGCCACGCCTTCGGGGGTCACGCTGGCGAAGAAGCCGAACATCATCGGAAACACCAGGAAGAACGCGAACGCCATGCCGCCGTAGAACAGCAGGATGCTCGACACCAGCAGCGGCAGTGCTATGCGTTTCTCCCGCCGATACAGCCCCGGCGCGATGAAGCCCCAAGCCTGATGCAGCAGCACTGGCATGCTGATGAACAGCGCGCACATGGCCGTCAGCTTGAAGGGCGTGAGAAACGGCGAGGTGACGCTGGTTGCGATCATGCTCGCGCCCTCGGGCAGGAAGCGGCGCAGCGGCTCGGAGACCAGGGTGTAGAGGGTCTGGGCGAAGGGGAACAACACAGCGAACGCCAGGGCGATGGCCAGCAGGCACCGCACCAGGCGCTTGCGCACGTCTCGCAGGTGTTCGGTCAGCGGCACTGCCGACCTTCCGTGGACAGCGAAGCTCATGATGTACGTTCCCTGGCGGGTGCTTCATCGAGGCTGACACCCTGGCGGATGTCCTGCTCCAGTTTGCGCAGCGCCGCATCGTCCAGGGCTGGCATGTCGATTTCCCGCTCGACCTGGGCGCGCAGCATATTCATTGCCTGCCGCGCCTGCCCAAGACCGCGCCCGACGGTGCGCATCGCCACCGGCAGGCGTTCGGGCCCCAGGACCAGCAGAGCGACGACGCCAACCAGTAGCAGTTCGCTGAAACCGATCTCGAACATCAGCCTTGGCGATCC
The Pseudomonas putida genome window above contains:
- the tatB gene encoding Sec-independent protein translocase protein TatB; the encoded protein is MFEIGFSELLLVGVVALLVLGPERLPVAMRTVGRGLGQARQAMNMLRAQVEREIDMPALDDAALRKLEQDIRQGVSLDEAPARERTS
- a CDS encoding HET-C-related protein; its protein translation is MIPLRLHTRFALDRLTEISRPLSAQAFREMLIPVFGDDLPDSCYQQLQDALRDGTLSNPVHQVNPQVAGKACYDTATRIIHLHPEVIATAMLQPQAACELATILLHEFGHHLDNLLRQDFAKGLDDGFASIAEDAELEEGARFAYLIGCMESGPSGELQIAQLTEAGRTITLRADDQAMRLFIRQSQDEHAQRANTNEGSTEGFSAGKGDKKNPEMSWGHESIEEDLKYAGFNEQQRKAIYFGNWLRDYSQLLDPKLVRAENAPKEFPRKLSRKVLTQLVDLLALKAFPSLQSTPQERAHYMVTPQMLGVYRPTEHIDNPYNPNPSATDPSTIDADFEPPVAQDDPRLQVDPNTSMKRHIFSSVDYMCERLREAMAAGPTPEGLREFGAALHVLEDYFAHSNYAELSLHKQGHDTVLTWTAQADCKHGWPIVTGMFAGSDVIASLAEPMANALFAPSGDFENITPGQRSDTELALLILLQDHPDPQWQEYLNTALEVRDTLADLPGFNVARRISWITGSPLRLATDLPKVGYRAILNLIGNSVDDIQTYRMGNPMLTGSTNPTHSQLAKDHDVHPLHTLATLMARVAVRDVGFAMFKYWEGGRLRDPVKIARSYFTHPNDSEWQDELVSKWASEHPKEIQKSSDPAVFEALNHDHEAPAVDESAWERLKGLFS
- the tatC gene encoding twin-arginine translocase subunit TatC yields the protein MSFAVHGRSAVPLTEHLRDVRKRLVRCLLAIALAFAVLFPFAQTLYTLVSEPLRRFLPEGASMIATSVTSPFLTPFKLTAMCALFISMPVLLHQAWGFIAPGLYRREKRIALPLLVSSILLFYGGMAFAFFLVFPMMFGFFASVTPEGVAMMTDISQYLDFILALFLAFGLAFEIPVATFIVVWAGLTDVASLRRSRPYVIVGCFVAGMILTPPDVFSQTMLAIPMWLLFEIGLLACGSLQNRTRLS